The segment CGTAGAGGTCTCCCATGAGCTGACCGGATGCCGTGGCGGCCGCCGCCAGGGTGTACCCGGCGATCTCGGGGGTGTCCCGGGGGAGCAGCGCCTGCTGCACGACTGTGGCATGGTCGAGATCGTCTTCGGCCATGAGCTCGGTCTGCACCCACTGCGCCATCTCGCGCAGGAGCTCCACCTCGCGGGCGTCGAGGGACCGGGGCTGGGTGTCGAGGATGCACAGCGTGCCCACATGCTCGCCCCCCGGCGCCTGGAGCGGGTGGCCGGCGTAGAACCGGAGGTGCGGGTCGCCCACGACGAACGGATTCTCGGCGAAGTAGTCGTCGATGCTCGCGTCCTCGACGATGAGGGTGTCGCCGGTGCGGACGGTGAGATCGCAGAAGGCGCCCTCGCGTGACGCCTCGTTGCCGCCGAGGCCGATCTGCGACTTCCGCCACTGGCGGTCGCGGTCCAGCAGCGTGACGCTCACCATCGGCACGCCGAAGATCTCCTGGGCGAGGCGCGTCACCCGGTCCACGCGCTCATCGGGTCGGGTGTCGAGCAGTCCGAGCGCCTCGATGGCGCGCTGTCGTCGGTCGTCGTCGAACAAGGAAACCCCCCACTGGTTCGTCGTCGGCGAATCTCCAGTATGTCGGGGATCGGCCGGAGAGGGGAGGGCAGGGGAGGGTTCGGAAAATGCTTGCGCGGGCGGCGATAACCTGTGTCCGTGGATGCCGCACCGTCCGAGCCGCAGCCGGAGTCGGCCATCACTGAGCCTGCGCAACCCGCTCTGGCCCACGGCGTCGGCCCCTGGCCCGGCGGGACGGACACATGGCCCGACGACCCGCGGTACGACCCCGACCTGCTGGCCACCGGTGATACGCGGAATGTCGTCGACGACTACCGGTACTGGCGGATGGAGGCGATCGTCGCCGATCTCGACCGGCGTCGCCACGGCTTCCACGTCGCGATCGAGAACTGGCAGCACGACATGAACATCGGCTCGATCGTGCGAAGCGCGAACGCCTTCCTCGCGGCCGAAGTGCACATCGTCGGCCGGCGCCGCTGGAATCGGCGCGGGGCGATGGTCACCGACCGCTACCAGCACGTGCGTCACCATGAGGATGTCGCGGCCTTCGCCGCGTGGGCGGAGCCTCGAGGGTCTCCCCGTCATCGCGGTCGACAATGTCGAGGGCTCGGTGGCGCTCGATCACGCCGACCTCCCCGAGCGATGCGTTCTGCTGTTCGGCCAGGAGGGCCCGGGGCTGTCGCCCCAGGCGCTCGCCGCAGCATCGGCGGTGGTCGAGATCACCCAGTACGGCTCCACCCGATCGATCAACGCCTCCGCCGCGGGCGCTGTGGTCATGTACGAATGGTGTCGCCGCTGGGCGTGATCGGCTCCCCGTGTCGGCCGCCTCCCGGGACGTGACCTTGGTCCCGTGGTGAGTGCCGACCGCGACCGCCATGCTGGAGCGATGGCGGTGGTGAGGGCGCTGGTGCGGTACCCGATCATCGCGGCGACGCTCGTCGTTCTCGCTGCGGTGGCGATCATCGCGTCCTCGGGTGGGGAGCAGCAGGCCCGATGGATCGCGAGCGCGTACGTGGGGATGTTCATCGCGTGGACCCTCGTGCGGATGGTGCGCGACGTGCTGCGCGGGCACGTCGGCCTGGACGTGCTGGCGGTCGTTGCGATGGTCGCCACCCTCGCCGTCGGGGAGTACCTGGCCTCCCTCATCATCGTTCTGATGCTCTCGGGCGGCGAGGCACTGGAAGACTTCGCCGCGCGTCGGGCGACGCGCGATCTCACCGCTCTCCTCGACCGCTCGCCGCGCACCGCGCACGTCGTGGCGCCCCTGCCGCCGGAGCGCATCACGGACGTTCCCGTCGACGAGGTCGCCGTCGGCGACATCCTGCTCGTCCGTCCCTCCGAGATCGTGCCCGTCGACGGCGAACTGCTCGGCGAAACCGGCACGTTCGACGAGTCCTCCCTCACCGGCGAGAGCATGCCCGTGGTCCACAGCCGGGGGGAGGAGGTGTTCTCCGGCGCGGTCAACGGGTCGGAGGCCGTGCGGATCCGGGCGCGCCGTCCGAGCTCCGAGAGCCAGTACCAGCAGATCGTCGCTCTCGTGCAGCAGGCGCAGGCCTCGCGGGCACCGGTCGTGCGGCTCGCGGATCGCTTTGCGATCCCGTTCACCGCGGTGTCACTCTCCCTCGCCGGCGCCGCGTGGACGATCTCGGGAGATCCGGCGCGCTTCGCCGAGGTGCTGGTGCTCGCCACGCCGTGCCCCCTCCTCATCGCGGCACCCGTGGCCTTCCTCGGCGGGCTCTCCCGCGCGGCGAAGGCCGGCGTCATCGTCAAGGGCGGCGGCATCATCGAGCGGCTCGCGCGGGCACGGTCGGCGTGCTTCGACAAGACCGGGACGCTCACGGCGGGAAGGCCCGAGCTCGTCGACGTCAGACCGGCCGACGGGTTCGACCGTCGCGAACTGCTGACCCTCGCCGCATCGGCCGAGCAGTACTCCACGCACGTGCTCGCAGACGGGGTGCGTCGCCTCGCCGCCGCGGAGGGCATCACCCTCCGTCCCGCGGAGGCGGCGACGGAGATCGCCACCAACGGCGTGACGGCGCTCATCGACGGCACTCCGGTCGCCGTGGGGAAGCCGGCGTTCATCGCCTCGCGCGCACCCGCCCTCACCCGTACGCCTCTCGTGTCGGGGCATGCCGCGGCGTACGTCGCAGTGGGCGACCGCTTCGCCGGCGCCCTCGTGCTCGCCGACGCCGTCCGGCCGGAATCGGCGGCCGTGGTGGACTGGCTTCGCAGGAACGGCGTCGAGCGGGTCACGATGCTCACCGGGGACGCCGAGGCCACCGCCACCGCCATCGCGTCCCAGGTCGGGATCACCGAGGTGCACGCCGAGCTCCTCCCGCCCGAGAAGGTCCACCTGGCCGCCGGCATGCGGCCGAGGCCCACCATGATGGTCGGCGACGGCGTCAACGACGCCCCGGTGCTCGCCGCCTCCGACATCGGCGTGGCGATGGGCGCGCGCGGGGCGACCGCGGCCGGCGATGCCGCCGACGTGGTCGTGGTCGTCGACTCCCTGGCCAAGGTCGTCGAGGCGGTGGCGATCAGCCGCCACACCCTCCGAGTGGCGCTGACGGCGATCTGGATCGGGATCGCCCTCAGCGTCGGGCTGATGCTGGTGGCGACGACCGGCGTCATCCCGGCCGTTGCGGGCGCCCTGATCCAGGAGGGCGTCGATCTGGCGACGATCCTCTACGCCCTTCGCGCACTGCGCGGACCGGTGCCGGTGATCGGCGCCGCAGCGCCGGAGATCACTCGCCCGCGGTCAGCCACGCCCGACCGCGCACCCGGCGCCCCAGCGTGACCAGGCGCGCGAGCATGTAGATGCCGAAGAACGCCACCGCCAACCACGCCAGGCCCGCGGCGCCGGCCGGCGCGAAGATCGCCACGAGGACCAGCGCGGGGACGAACGGCACGAGGTTCAGCACCCCGACGATCGCGAGGTACTTCCCGTCGCCGGCTCCGATCAGCACCCCGTCGAGCACGAACACCACGCCGCACACCGGCTGGGTCACCGCGAGCACGAGCAGGGCCGGCTGCACGAGGGCGGCAAGCGCCGGGTCGCCGGTGAACACCAGGCCGATGACCCCGGATGCCGCGGCGATGGCCGCGCCGACGATGACGCCGAACCAGGCTCCCCACGCCACCGTGCGACCGAGCACGCGGCGAACGTACGGCTCGTCGCCGGCGCCGAGGCCCCTGCCGATGAGTGCCTGTGCGGCGATCGCCAGCGCATCGAGCGCGAAGGCCGCGGTGGAGAAGATCGTGAAGGCCACCTGCCAGCCGGCGAGCTCGTCCGTGCCGAGACCGGTCGCGACCGCGACCGTCGCGAGCAGCGCCGCGCGCAGTGACACGGTGCGCAGGAACATCCATCCGCCCTGCAGTGCCGAGCCGCGCACACCCTCGCGCTGCGGACGGACGGATGCCGCGTGCCGGCGGGCCAGCCGGCCGATGACCACCACGTAGGCGGCGACCATGCCCCACTGGGCGACGACCGTGCCGGCAGCCGACCCCGCGATCCCCCAGCCGAAGGCGTAGATGAACACCCAGTTCAGCAGCGCGTTCGCACCGAACCCGAGCCCGGCGATCCACAGCGGCGTCACGGTGTTCTGCATGCCCCGGAGGAGGCCCGTCGCGGCGAAGACGATGAGCATCGCCGGGAGGCCCCACATCGAGATGCCGAGGTAGATCTGCGCGTCGGCGGCGACCTCGGCGCCGGCGCCGAAGAGACCGACGAGGAACGGGGTGGCGAGGTATCCCGCGAGGGCGAGGATCGCTCCGATGCCGAGGGCCAGCCACATGCCGTCGATGCCGACCGACACCGCGCGCGAGGGATCGCCTGCCCCGAACCGCCGGGCGACGGCGGGGGTGGTGGAGTAGGCCAGGAACACCATCAGACCGACGATCGTCTGCAGCACCGCCGCACCGATGCCGAGCGCTGCGAGCGGCACGATCCCGAGGTGCCCGACGAAGGCGGAGTCGAGGATGAGGAACAGGGGCTCGGCGATGAGGGCACCGAGCGCCGGGACGGCGAGTCTCAGGATGTCGCGGTTCAGCGACATCCGCCCGGTCTTCTGCCCGCT is part of the Microbacterium sp. ET2 genome and harbors:
- a CDS encoding MATE family efflux transporter produces the protein MSLNRDILRLAVPALGALIAEPLFLILDSAFVGHLGIVPLAALGIGAAVLQTIVGLMVFLAYSTTPAVARRFGAGDPSRAVSVGIDGMWLALGIGAILALAGYLATPFLVGLFGAGAEVAADAQIYLGISMWGLPAMLIVFAATGLLRGMQNTVTPLWIAGLGFGANALLNWVFIYAFGWGIAGSAAGTVVAQWGMVAAYVVVIGRLARRHAASVRPQREGVRGSALQGGWMFLRTVSLRAALLATVAVATGLGTDELAGWQVAFTIFSTAAFALDALAIAAQALIGRGLGAGDEPYVRRVLGRTVAWGAWFGVIVGAAIAAASGVIGLVFTGDPALAALVQPALLVLAVTQPVCGVVFVLDGVLIGAGDGKYLAIVGVLNLVPFVPALVLVAIFAPAGAAGLAWLAVAFFGIYMLARLVTLGRRVRGRAWLTAGE
- a CDS encoding PP2C family protein-serine/threonine phosphatase, which encodes MFDDDRRQRAIEALGLLDTRPDERVDRVTRLAQEIFGVPMVSVTLLDRDRQWRKSQIGLGGNEASREGAFCDLTVRTGDTLIVEDASIDDYFAENPFVVGDPHLRFYAGHPLQAPGGEHVGTLCILDTQPRSLDAREVELLREMAQWVQTELMAEDDLDHATVVQQALLPRDTPEIAGYTLAAAATASGQLMGDLYDWYLHDGRLRMTLADVMGKGTGPAIVAASVRASLRTAPDRGLADAVGEADRLLESDLGRAGLFVTAVHAELDPESGTISFVDAGHSLAFILRADGGWTALRSTGLPLGMGFDFDRAAASVQLEPGDAFLCCSDGLLDILDDDPFDHVLRVIAEHGPVGAVAEAVRLAQERHAPDDVTVLLVRRDA
- a CDS encoding heavy metal translocating P-type ATPase yields the protein MAVVRALVRYPIIAATLVVLAAVAIIASSGGEQQARWIASAYVGMFIAWTLVRMVRDVLRGHVGLDVLAVVAMVATLAVGEYLASLIIVLMLSGGEALEDFAARRATRDLTALLDRSPRTAHVVAPLPPERITDVPVDEVAVGDILLVRPSEIVPVDGELLGETGTFDESSLTGESMPVVHSRGEEVFSGAVNGSEAVRIRARRPSSESQYQQIVALVQQAQASRAPVVRLADRFAIPFTAVSLSLAGAAWTISGDPARFAEVLVLATPCPLLIAAPVAFLGGLSRAAKAGVIVKGGGIIERLARARSACFDKTGTLTAGRPELVDVRPADGFDRRELLTLAASAEQYSTHVLADGVRRLAAAEGITLRPAEAATEIATNGVTALIDGTPVAVGKPAFIASRAPALTRTPLVSGHAAAYVAVGDRFAGALVLADAVRPESAAVVDWLRRNGVERVTMLTGDAEATATAIASQVGITEVHAELLPPEKVHLAAGMRPRPTMMVGDGVNDAPVLAASDIGVAMGARGATAAGDAADVVVVVDSLAKVVEAVAISRHTLRVALTAIWIGIALSVGLMLVATTGVIPAVAGALIQEGVDLATILYALRALRGPVPVIGAAAPEITRPRSATPDRAPGAPA